A window of the Dyadobacter pollutisoli genome harbors these coding sequences:
- a CDS encoding EamA family transporter, which yields MQTESKAPSTLLVVLAFATVYIVWGSTYFFIQRALAGFPPFILGAFRFIVAGLLMLGWSVLQGENVFSWKAMKPAIITGLLLLLVGNGVVIWVEQFLPSAMVAIMVSMSPLWFVLLDKPKWSENLTNKSTILGLLIGFAGVVLLFGEKIMVSMSSLNSTRDLFAMGLVVLGSMAWAGGSLYSKYNSVSQSATVNSTWQMLAAGVAFFPGAILSGEISRFDIASIPSDAWLATGYLIAFGSIAGFSAYVWLLKVQPATKVSTYAYVNPVVAVILGVFFANESITPLQISGLIVILVSVLLINLHKYRKPKPVAAAAY from the coding sequence ATGCAAACAGAAAGTAAAGCTCCTTCCACCCTGTTGGTTGTACTGGCATTCGCCACGGTTTACATTGTATGGGGTTCCACTTATTTCTTCATCCAACGTGCACTGGCAGGCTTTCCGCCATTTATTCTGGGCGCATTCCGCTTTATAGTTGCCGGCTTGCTCATGCTGGGATGGAGTGTGCTGCAAGGCGAAAATGTGTTCTCCTGGAAAGCCATGAAACCCGCCATTATCACGGGATTACTGCTTTTATTAGTGGGTAACGGTGTGGTTATCTGGGTGGAACAGTTCCTTCCAAGTGCTATGGTAGCCATTATGGTATCCATGTCGCCGCTATGGTTTGTGTTGCTGGACAAGCCGAAATGGTCCGAAAACCTGACTAATAAATCCACTATTCTGGGCTTACTGATCGGTTTTGCAGGTGTGGTACTGTTGTTCGGTGAGAAAATTATGGTTTCCATGTCCTCCCTGAACAGTACCCGTGACTTATTTGCAATGGGGCTGGTCGTGCTAGGGTCAATGGCCTGGGCCGGTGGCTCTTTATATTCAAAATACAATTCAGTTTCCCAATCCGCCACTGTGAATTCCACCTGGCAGATGCTGGCGGCAGGTGTTGCGTTTTTTCCGGGAGCCATTCTTTCCGGTGAAATTTCCCGGTTCGACATTGCCAGCATTCCGTCAGATGCCTGGCTGGCAACTGGTTACCTGATCGCTTTCGGTTCCATTGCCGGGTTTAGTGCATATGTTTGGCTGCTGAAAGTCCAGCCAGCTACCAAAGTGAGTACCTACGCTTATGTGAACCCAGTGGTTGCGGTCATTTTAGGAGTCTTTTTCGCAAATGAATCTATCACACCTTTGCAGATATCCGGCCTGATCGTCATCCTGGTGAGTGTATTGCTGATCAACCTTCACAAATACAGAAAACCGAAACCGGTGGCAGCCGCCGCCTATTAA
- a CDS encoding Lrp/AsnC family transcriptional regulator, translated as MNGNEITLDKIDLSILRLMQENARISNADLARELEMAPSAVLERVKKLEQKNVILQYTTRLNPAAVHQKLLAFISMKSSEGMGSNNTAKELAKIPEVQEVHHIAGEDCYLVKVRTADSASLMSLMRNSFSKIPNILSTRTTIVLETVKEEQQLVIPEK; from the coding sequence ATGAACGGAAACGAAATTACCCTCGATAAAATTGACCTTAGCATTCTAAGGCTAATGCAGGAAAATGCCAGGATCAGTAATGCAGACCTGGCCCGTGAGCTTGAAATGGCACCTTCCGCAGTATTGGAAAGGGTCAAAAAACTGGAACAAAAGAATGTAATCCTTCAATACACTACCCGGCTGAACCCGGCAGCGGTGCACCAAAAATTGCTGGCTTTTATCTCCATGAAATCCTCGGAAGGCATGGGCAGCAACAATACGGCGAAAGAGCTGGCGAAGATCCCGGAAGTGCAGGAAGTACATCACATTGCGGGAGAGGATTGTTACCTCGTCAAAGTCCGGACGGCAGATTCGGCATCATTAATGAGCCTGATGCGTAACTCTTTCAGCAAAATCCCTAACATACTATCCACACGCACCACTATCGTGCTGGAAACCGTGAAAGAAGAACAACAATTAGTCATACCTGAAAAATAA